One stretch of Nicotiana tabacum cultivar K326 chromosome 18, ASM71507v2, whole genome shotgun sequence DNA includes these proteins:
- the LOC107762324 gene encoding nectarin-1-like produces MVFVMEGELDVGFITTANVLVSKQITKGEVFVFPRGLVHFQKNNGKVPAAVISAFNSQLPGTQSIPTTLFGASPTVPDDILAQTFQISTEDVQQIKSKFASAKKF; encoded by the coding sequence ATGGTCTTTGTTATGGAAGGTGAATTGGATGTTGGTTTCATTACTACTGCCAATGTACTGGTCTCTAAGCAAATTACAAAGGGCGAAGTTTTTGTTTTTCCTAGAGGACTTGTACATTTCCAGAAAAATAACGGCAAAGTTCCAGCAGCTGTTATTTCTGCTTTCAATAGCCAGCTGCCTGGTACTCAGTCCATTCCAACAACTTTATTTGGAGCTTCACCAACTGTGCCAGATGATATATTGGCTCAAACATTCCAAATTAGTACTGAGGATGTTCAGCAGATCAAGTCAAAGTTTGCATCTGCcaagaaattttaa